The DNA segment AGATTTTAAAGGCGAGCTTTATGTGGGAGATATTAACGATCATCAAACATTTGAAGTAATTAGAGATTTTAAACCCGATGCTATTTTTCATAAAGCCGCAATTTCTGACACTACAGTTTATGATCAAACTAAAGTTTTAGCAACTAATCTTAATACTTTTAAACAATTTATACAACTATCTTTATCTTTAAATGCAAAACTAATTTATGCTAGTTCGGCTTCTGTTTATGGTGATACTCCAAGTCCGCAAGTAGTTGGAAAGGGAGAAGCTCCTAAAAATCCTTATGCTTTTTCAAAATTAATGATGGATAATCTTGCGCAAAAATATTTTGATAAAATGCATATAGTGGGACTTAGATATTTTAATGTTTATGGCAAGGGTGAATATTATAAGAATACTACTGCATCAATGATTTTGCAATTTGGTTTGCAAATTTTATCAAATAAAAATCCTCGTTTATTTGAAGGAAGTGATAGAATATATCGCGATTTTGTTTATATAAAAGATGTTATAAACGCCAATCTATGTTCTTTAGATGCTAAAAGTGGTGTTTATAATGTTGCTACTGCAGTGCCAAGAACTTTTCAAGATATAGTTGATATTTTACAGCATAAACTTTGTGCAAATTTAACATGTGAGTATATTAAAAATCCTTATGTTAAAGCATATCAGTTTCACACTCAAGCGCAACTTAGTGAAATTTTTGCTTATAGACCTCAGTTTAACTTAGAAGATGGAATTGAAGATTATTTACCAGAAATTAAGAGAATTTTTGAGAAGGAAGTGAATGCTTGATTATTTAAGTTCTAAAAGCCCAAGAATTTTAGTTGCCGGAGATTTTATGATAGATCATTATGTATGGTGTGATTGTACCAAAATTTCTCCTGAAGCTCCAGTATTAGTTATGAAAAATATTAAAGAAGATAAAAGGCTTGGCGGTGCTGGAAATGTGTATACTAATTTACAAAGCTTAGGGGCCAAAGTTTTTGCTCTTGGAGTAATAGGTGATGATGAAAATGGCAAAATTTTAAAAGAAAAATTAAATGGTAAATTTTTTGTAGAAAAAAATAGAAAAACTCCTCTAAAAACAAGAATTTTATCGCATTCTCAACAAGTATTAAGAATTGATGATGAAGATGATTTTGATACTGCATTAGAAGTACAAGTAATTCAAGAATTTAAAAGTATTGTGCAAGATTTTGATGCAGTTGTTTTGAGTGATTATGCTAAAGGAAATTTGAGTCAAAATATTTGCCAAGAATTAATAAAATGTGCAAATAATTTAAATATTCCTATATTAATAGATCCAAAAGGTAATGACTTTAGTAAATATAAAAATGCTACTTTGCTTACGCCAAATAAAAAAGAAGCTTTAGAAGTATTAAAAATTGATACTTTAAATAAAAATAATTTAGAATTAGCAATAAAAAAAATAAAAGATGATTTTAATCTTATGTATTCAATAATTACTTTGTCAGAAGAAGGAATAGCTTTATTTGATGATAGATTAAGAATTATTCCTGCTAAGGCTCTAGAGGTTTATGATGTCACTGGAGCAGGAGATAGTGTGATTGCTATGCTTGCTTTTGCTCTTGCTTTGAAGATAGATATTTTTCAAGCATGCGAATTTGCCAATAAAGCAGCAGCAGTTGTGGTATCAAAAATAGGCAGTGTTAGTGTTAGTTTTGATGAAATCAAGAATTTAGAAAAAGCGTCATTTTTTGAAAAAATTAAAACTAAAGAAGAATTATGTAGTCTGATTAAAGATAAAAAAGTTGTCTTTAGCAATGGCTGCTTTGATATTTTGCATTTTGGACATATTAAATATCTTGAAAAAGCTAAAAAAATGGGGCAAATTTTAGTTGTGGGATTAAATTCGGATCAAAGCGTTAAAAGATTAAAAGGACAAGAAAGACCAATTAATCATGAATTTGAAAGAGCTTGTATGTTGGCAAGTCTGTATTTCGTAGATTATGTTGTAATTTTTGATGAAGATACTCCTTATGAACTAATACAATATCTAAAACCCGATATTTTAGTTAAAGGAGCTGATTATAAAAATAAAGAGATTATTGGATCGAATTTGGTAAATAAAGTTGAATTAATAGAATTTGAGAAAGGTTTTAGTACTAGTGATGTAATTAAAAAGATAAAAAAATAAGGTAAAATTTAAGTTTAGCTATTTTGCTAAACTTAAATAATATTCAATTTGTTCTTTTTGTAAAATTCTTATAAGATTTGTACTTCCTGCAACACCTATAGGAAATCCAGCGGTAAGTGTATAAATACCATCTTTTTGCATCAATCCTTTTTCTATACCTAATTTTACTGAATTACTAACAAGCTCAGTTAAATTTTCATGCTTTTCTATAAGTATTGCTGGTTGAACTCCCCAAACTATACTTAAAAAATTTAAAGCTTTTTTTGAATGTGTGATGGCGATAATATCCATTTTAGGTCTATATCTTGCAGTTTTAATTGCTGATGAGCCGCTACTTGTTAGAGTAAAAATAGCATCTGCATTAAGATTGGTAGCTAATTGTGTGTTTGATTTAGCAATAATATCCGTTTCATTAAAACATTTAAAATTTTCAAATTTTTCATAAGGATAATTTTTTTCAGTTTCTATAATGGTTTGCGTCATAATATCTACAGCATTTGCTGGATCTATACCAACAGCACTTTCTTCACTGAGCATTACAGCATCAGTACCATCTAAAACAGCATTTGCAACATCTGAAATTTCGGCTCTAGTGGCAGTTTTTGATTTGGCTAATGAAAACAGCATTTGAGTTGCTGTAATAACTGGTTTATTAGCTTCGTTAGCTTTTTTTATGATTAGTTTTTGTATATTTGGAACTTTATAATAAGGCACCTCTATACCTAAATCACCCCTAGCTACCATAATTCCATCGCTTGAATAAATAATTTCATCAATATTTTCAACTGCATCAAATTTTTCTATTTTTGCAAAAATAGCTATTTTCGCATTATTTTCTTGTAATATTTTTTTAACTTCATCAATATCATGAGCATTTTGCACAAAAGATATAGCGATGAAATCTACATCATTTTTTATTCCCCAAGCTAGATCATCTTTATCTTTTTGAGTGATTATATCAATATTTATTTTAGTATTTGGAAAATTAATACCTTTATTTGAGCTAAGTGTGCCATTATTTTCAACTTGTGTTTGTATGAAATTTTCACTGATTTGAGTAACTTTTGTCTTTATGGAGCCATCACATAAATATATATATTCTCCCACTTTTAACATTGATAAAATTTCAGGATGATTAATGCATACTTTATAATGGTTTTCACATACACATTCTCCTTCAAAGTTATCTTTATAAAAATCAAGCCTATCGTTTGCTTTAAGTTCAAAAGTTTGTGGAATCTTTAAAGTCCTAATTTTAGGACCGCTTATATCTTGTAAAATTCCAATTCTAGCATTAAGTTCAAGGGCTATCTTCCTAATTGTGTTTAGATTTTTACTATGATATTCATGCGTTCCGTGGGAAAAATTTAAACGAAATACATTAACCCCATTTATTATCATCTGTCTAATTGTAGATTCATTCTCGCTTGCTGGTCCTATTGTGGCAACTATTTTTGTTTTTTTAAGCATATTCGATCCTTTTACAACAATTCAGTAGAAAATAAATCTTCATTAAAATTTGCACCAAGATACTGACATATCAATCTTGCGTCTCTTTGAGCATTACCAAGACAACTTGTTGCACCAGGACTTGGAGTCATATTAAATATAATACCAGGAATTTCTGTGATACTAGCTTCTCCAAGCATTAATTCACCTGTTTTTTTATCCAATACTTGAGGTCTTACTCCGCCAAAATTTTTAGCATAATAAATATCATCAACTTTTAAACTTGGTACTATTTTCTTTGCATCTTTTATAAAAAGTTTTTTATTGATGTAAGGAATTTCGAATAAATAGTTGTAAAGAATATAATTTCTAATAGTAGAATCTTTGAATAAATTTAAGCAAATTTTGACAACTTTCATGTCTAAATTAAGGGTTTTGAAAAATTCAGGCAAGGATTTAAAACCATGATATCGTTCAAGCATAGGAATAACCAATGCTGTTGGTCCAAAACGAGTATTCATATTTGCTAACAAATCAGGATCTCCATGTAATGCTGCAAAAGGTAATTTTGGGTTTTGAACCATGTATACCTTTCCATTTAAAATTTTCTTTTTTGATAAATAAAAGCTACCTGCTACCGGAAAACAAGATTTATCTAATCCTATTTTCATTTTATGAGCTAAAAATAAAGAATGTGCTCCAGCATTAACTATTATAGATTTTGCGGTATATTCTTTAAAATCAGCAGTTTTTATATAAAAAATATCATCTTTTTTTTCTATAAATACAACTTCTTGATTAAAAGCAACATGGGTGTTTTTACCTTGTTTACATGCTTGTTCTATGAGACTTTGACTCATTAATCCAAAATCAACTGTAGTATAAACTGCACCAGCTTCAACTCCCATTGCAACTACTTCGTCGGTTCTATCAGCATTACCATGTTCGTTTAATACGATATTGGGTTCAATTTTTTTAATTTCTTCTTTAGTGTAGAATTTAATATAGGGATATAAATCTTTAAATTCTTCATATCTATGTTTCATATAATCACACTCAATATTTCCTACCCCAAGAGCTAATTTTTGGTGCGAGTACATAAATTTATTTTGAGCGTTTTGTAAAATACCGTATTTTACTATCATATCAGCAGTTTTTTTTACTTTTTTTGCTTTTTCTAAAGTATAGTTTGTTTCTATATCACCACAATGAATTGTTTGAGAATTACTAGTACCATGGCTATTTAATGTTGCTGCGCTAGAATATTTTTCTAACAATGCAATATTTTGTATATCAGTATATCTAGCTAACTCATAAAACGCAGCAGCTCCGGATATACCTGCGCCAACTACTATAGTATCAAAATGTTTTTGATCCATTGTCAAATCTTCCTTTGCCTTTTTTAACTAGTATGATAGCAAAATATAGTTGTTTTGAGATTAAATTAAACTTATAATTTATAGCAATTTAAGAATAAATGAATTTATAATTTAAAATTTTCATCAACAACTTTTTTCATACCTCTAAATATTAAAAATTTATCATAAATAGCATAATCAAAAAAGTTAGCCAAAAATTGTCCATCACCACCTGTAAAATATAGTTTTTTGTCATAGGCGCAATCTTTGATTAATAAATAAATACTTTTAAAAGTTCCATAGCTTAAAGCATCTATTGTTCTTTGCGGAAAAGCATCAAAATTTACTTGAGTATTTAGTTCATATCTTAGTTTTGATGAGATATTTGCAAAAGATTTTTTGTAGTTTTCTATACCTGGTAATATAAAACCTCCAAGATGGATGAAGTTGGAAACTATATCAACTGTGATTGCTGAGCCTGCATCAACTACAACTCCATCTTCTATAGTATAACACGCAGCGATTCTATCTACTCCTAAATTTTTATAAATTGTATCAAAATTAAAATATGAAGCTAAATTTATAAATAAAGGATTATTTTCTAGTTTTTGATCTAAGTTAGGATTGACATTAATATAAAATATTTTTTGATCGGGCTCATATTTTAGAAATTGTTCTATATTCATAGAGTAAAATTTTTGGTTATCTAAAAAACTCGCAGTTGTATTTCCAATATCACACAAAAGCATAGTTTTTAATTCCTTTTAAATTTAAATAATTTTGCACTTTAGAACAAATCATTGCCTTGTGAAAAAAAATATTTTTTTTACACAAGATGTCTTTATTAATATTTAAAAATATTTTTTCAATATCTATAATATTTTTCATTAATATTTTACTTTTGGCAAAAGAGAATATAACTAAATATTTTTGGCTTTTAGCATCTTCTCCTAAAATAATTGTAATTGTTTTCATTTTTGTATATAAACTAGTATCAATATTCTGTGTATTCTTAAGGATAAACTGATGATGGATTAATACATTGCTAAGATTTTGATTCATATAATATCATTTAAGTTGCAAAACTTTGTCACCGTAAAAAAACTTATTTTGTTTCATAAAACTCTTTTTATCAACAGCATCAGATAGTTTATATACATTATAATTATTTAAATCTGAATTGATTTTAATTAAATATCCAGTTTTTTCAAAGATATATAAAAAATTATTATAGAAAGTACTTTTTGAAAATAATGCAAATTGAAATTTATTTTCGCTAATTACTCTAAGATTAAGATCTGTTTTGATAACTTTTCCATCCTTTGTAAGTATAAAAATTTCTCGATCACCCATAGTAATATCTTTTATATCTTCATTAAAATATAAAGTTCTATTAGGAGCAACTACAATAACTTTTTTGCCAGTTGCAGCAACCATTTTATCATCTTTTATGGCAAGATAAATAATATTATTAAAAAATTCCTCGCTACTTACTATAATTTCTCGTATGATTTTTAATGTACTTTTGTTAACTATTGCAAGTTTGCCATTTAGCATAGGGTATATGATGATTGTATTTAAAAATTGCGGACTAGCAAAACGACTATCTTGAGCATAAGAGCTGCCGATATTTTGAATCATTTTTATACCTAAATTTTTATTTGCATAAACTAAAGTATTATTAGCTAAAACTAAAGCAATATCATCTCCATCTATATTTGCAGCTACAACGCTTTCGCTAAATTTATGTGAAAATAATTCATTGTTTTGCATATCAAGAATTTTGAAATTTCCATTGTTATCAGCGATTAAAATTTCATGTTGATAAGTGTTGATTATTTGGTAGTTTTTGTCAAGTTTAAAATTAATTATCTCGCCAAATTCATCGATAAAGGTATTATTATTTAATTGGGCTACATTGCTATTAAAGTCTATAATTTTACCTTGGATATTTTTACTTTGTAATGTTGTTGATTCAACTTTGGAAGGCTGGTAATATTCTCTTTTAGTACCACATGCACTTAAAAATAATAAGGTTACAATAAAAATAAAAAAATGTTTCATTTTACAATCCCTGGTAATGTTTTAAACTTTTTATAAGCTGCCACAATGGTGAGTTTAAAGGTATTTTCTCAAATTCCATTTGCGCATTTTTAAAATCATTATTTTTTAAAAAATTATAACCATTGAGTAAGGTATTATAATCCTTTAAAAATGTAGCATCTTCGTTATTTTGTGCTAATATGATTTGTTTTAATAGAGGATCTAAATCTAATTTTGTAGTTTGATTTAAATCAGTAAAATTTGATGTACTCATTAAAAATATAACATATAAATTGGGATTTTTAGTTTTTAATTTTTCTAAATTATCTATATTTTTTGGATCTTTTAATAAAGAAATAAAAATCGCGTTGCTTTCTTGTGTATTTTTTTCTTCGTTATAATTTACAATAAAATTGGTTAAAAAGTAGATGATTACAATAGCCAATAAGACTAAAATATAGTTTTTATATTTTTTTATAAAACGTTCACTTTTTATAAATTTTTCCATTATTTGTTCTTGAGAATTTAATTCATTTTTTATGGTTTGTTGTAAATTTTCCTTTAAAGCCATTTTTATTCCTAGAAATTTTAATTTTTACTTGTACAAATTGTACTTTTATTTATTTTGTGAAATAACAATTGTATCATATAAAAATGAAAAAATAAAATATTTATGTTATAATTTTTAGCTCTTAGAGTAAAAAGCTTATGCTGTATTTTAAAATATTTAGGGTATATAATGCAAATAGATGACAAATTATTAACTAAACTTGAAAAACTTAGTGCTTTGAAAGTATCTGAGGAAAAAAGAAAAGAATTAGAACAACAGTTAGGACAAATAGTTGATTTTGTTCAGAAACTAGATGAATTAAAACTTGACGGTATAGAAGCGATTACTAGCACTACTACAGGTGGAACTCCTTTTAGGGAAGATGAAAGTTGCAAGAGCAGTGTGATTGAGATTATCAGCAAGCATGCTCCGAAGTCTCAAGAAGGTTTTTTTATCGTTCCAAAAATTATAGAATAATTTAAAGTAGGTATTGAATGGAAAATTTTGCTTGGTTTGATGTTTTTGTAGTAGGATTAATCTTAATTTTAGGTTTAAAAGGCTTAATTAGCGGTTTTATAAAAGAAGTATTTGGTTTACTCGGAATAGTTGGCGGAGTTTTAGTCGCCTCTAGATATGCTAAAGAAGTAGCAAATATTATTGATAAAAATTTTTATCAAATTCAGAACGAAAATTTAGCTGTATTTGCTGGTTTTTTGGTTTTGCTTATTGTAATTTGGATAGTATGTTTAATTGTTGGAAATATTTTATCAAAATTGTTTAGTTTAAGTGGACTCGGATTTGTTGATAGAATTGGTGGCTTTTTATTCGGCGGAGCTAAAATATTTTTAATTTTTGCTATATTAGTTGCATGTATTAGTAATATAGAATTTTTAAGAATAAATTTGAGTAAGTATACTCAAAATAGCCATACTTTTGAAATACTTAAATATACAGGTGATTTTATAATGAATACGGATTTTACACAAACTAATTTAGAAAAAATGGAAGATAAAATTAAAGATTCAAATTTAAGTTTAACACCGGAGTTGTAAATGCAAATTGAAAATATAGAATACGATGTTTTGCTCGAGCGTTTTAAAAAAACACTTAAAGATAATGGACTAAAATATACAAAACAAAGAGAAATTTTGCTTAAAACTTTATATCACAGTGAAAAGCATTATACTCCTGAAAGTTTGTATGTGGAGATTAAACAAAATAATCCCGAGCTAAATGTTGGTATAGCAACAGTGTACAGAACTTTAAATTTATTGGAAGATTCTGGTATGGCAACTTCTATTTCTTTTGGAGCTTCAGGGAAAAAATTTGAACTTGCAAATAAACCTCACCATGATCATTTGATTTGTAAAAGTTGTGGTGAAATTGTTGAATTTGAAAATTCTATTATCGAACAGCAGCAAATGTTAATCGCAAAAGAATATAATTTTAAATTAACAGGTCATTTGATGCAGCTTTATGGTCTTTGTCCAAAATGTAATGCAAAAAAAGGTTAGAAATGTTTGATAATATTTTAGAGCAACAAAAAATTCAAAAAGTACAAGAATTAAGAAAAATAGGAATTAATCCATATGCTCATTTTTTAAAAAAAGAAATGAGTGTATCTCAATATAAAGAGAAATTTTTTTATATTAAAGATCTGGAAAACCAAAGAGATGAAGGTGTAGGTGGGATTTTAGCTGGGAGATTAAAATTACTTAGGATTGCTGGGAAGTCTATTTTTGCAAATATTGAAGATGAGCAAGATAATATACAAATTTATTTTAATCAAAATATTTTAGGTCAAGAATACTTTGATACTTTAAAAAAATATCTTGAAGTAGGAGATATTGTTTTAGTCGAGGGTTTCCCTTTTATGACTAAAACTGGTGAATTTAGTATACATGTAAAACAAATTCAGCTTGTAACAAAAGCCATTGTGCCCTTGCCTGAAAAATATCATGGATTGACTGATATTGAGCAAAGATATAGAAAACGATATGTAGATATGATTATGAATTCACAAGTTAGAAAAGATTTTATTTTGCGTTCTAAGATTATATCTTATATTAGGGCTTTTTTTGAAAACAAGGGATTTTTGGAGGTTGAAACTCCTATGATGCATCCTATTGCTGGTGGTGCAAATGCAAAACCTTTCATTACTCACCATAATGCTTTAGGGGTGGAAAGATTTTTAAGGATTGCTCCTGAATTATACTTAAAACGATTGATTGTTGGCGGTTTTGAAGCGGTTTATGAAGTTAATAGATGTTTTAGAAATGAAGGTATGGATCTCACTCATAATCCAGAATTTACAACCATTGAATTTTATTGGGCATACCATAACTATAACGATTTAATGGATTTAACAGAAGAATTATTCGCTACGTTGTTAGAAAAATTAAATTTAGATACTAAAATTGATTTCGATGAAAAAGTGATTGATTTTTCAAAACCCTTTGAAAGAATTTCCTACAAAGATGCTTTAAAAAAATATGGTAATTTGAATGATACAATAATTAACGATAGAGAAAAAATTATTTTAAAATTGCAGAGTGATGGTATTGAAGTAAATGAAAAATTAGAATTAGGACATTTACAAGCTGAGCTTTTTGATAATTATGTAGAAGATAAGCTTATAAATCCAACCTTTGTTGTTGATTTTCCAATTTCTATTAGCCCATTGTCTAGAAGAAGTGATGAGGATGAAAGTATTGCAGAAAGATTTGAGTTATTCATTGCTGGTAGAGAAATTGCTAATGGCTTTAATGAGCTAAATGATCCACTTGATCAGTATGAAAGATTTTTAAAACAAATTGAAGCTAAAAACGCAGGTGATGAAGAAGCGTGTGAGATGGATGAAGATTTTGTGAATGCACTTGGTTATGCTATGGCACCAACCGCTGGAGAAGGAATAGGTATTGACAGACTCGTGATGCTATTATTAAATAAAAAATCAATTCGTGATGTTATCTTGTTTCCTGCAATGCGACCAATAAAGTCTGAAATAAAAGGAGAATGAATGTTAGAGAAATTTGATAGAGAAATTTTTGATTTAACACAGCAAGAACTTGCAAGACAGTGTGATGGTCTTGAAATGATTGCAAGTGAAAATTTTACCATTCCAGAAGTTATGGAAATAATGGGTAGTATCCTTACAAATAAATATGCAGAAGGATATCCAGGGAAGAGATATTATGGCGGATGTGAATTCGTTGATCAGATTGAGAGTATTGCTATAGAAAGATGTAAAAAGCTTTTTAATTGTAATTTTGCTAATGTTCAGCCAAATTCTGGATCTCAGGCAAATCAAGGTGTATATATGGCGCTTTTAAATCCTGGAGATAAGATTTTGGGCATGGATTTAAGTCATGGTGGACATTTGACTCATGGTGCAAAAGTTAGTTCTTCTGGTAAAATTTATGAAAGTCATTTTTATGGAGTTGAGCTTGATGGGAGAATCAACTATGATAAAGTAAGAGAGATTGCTAAAAAAATCAAACCTAAACTTATAGTTTGCGGTGCAAGCGCTTATCCTAGAATTATTGATTTTGCTAAATTTAGAGAAATTGCTGATGAAGTTGGAGCGTATTTGTTTGCTGATATCGCTCATATAGCTGGTTTGGTTGTGGCTAATGAACACCCTAGCCCTTTTCCACATGCACATGTGGTTAGTTCTACAACCCATAAAACTTTGAGAGGACCTAGGGGTGGTATTATAATGTATAACGATGAAGAAATTGCTAAAAAAATTAATTCAGCAATTTTTCCTGGTATTCAAGGTGGTCCATTAATGCATGTTATTGCTGCAAAGGCAGTGGGATTTAAATATAATTTGAGTAATGAATGGAAAATTTATGCAAGGCAAATTATTAAAAACACCGCGGTTTTGGCAAAAGTTTTATTAGATAGAAAATATGAATTAGTTAGTGGTGGAACTGATAATCATTTAATCTTGTTGAATTTTTTAAATAAAAATTTTAGTGGTAAAGATGCAGATCTAGCATTAGAAAATGCTGGGATTACAGCAAATAAAAATACCGTTCCTGGAGAAACAAGAAGTCCTTTTGTGACTAGTGGTTTAAGACTTGGTACAGCAGCATTGAGTGCTAGAGGTTTTAAAGAAGAGCAAATGGAAATTGTAGCAAATTATATCGCGGATATTTTAGATGATATACATGATATAAAGTTACAAGAGGAAATTAGAATAAAACTTAAAAAATTAGCTAGTAATTTTATTATTTATGAGAGGGCAGTATTTTGATAACTACAATGGATATGGCTTTAATTAAAATGGTTACAAACCATTATTATATAAAAAGAAATACTATGGTTAATAAATATGAGTATAAAGGCAGAATTTTTTTTGATAAATTTGAAAAAATAAATGCTCCTCTTACTGCAAATATTATACAAGAGCACATGGAAAAGAAAATTATTGTTGCACATTCTTTGATTAATAGCTTTGATAAGGTTGAGAATATTGTGTTTGACTACAATGGTTTTAATGCAGAAAGATTTTGGCATAGAGCTCAATTAGTATTAAGAGAAGAAGGTTTTATTAATTTTACAGCTTATAAAACTAGAACTAATAATCATTTGCATTTGTATATACACAAAGGGCATACTACTTTTAACGAAGCATGTTCTTTAGGAACGAGACTTTCTTTGCTTTTTTCTCAGAAAATGCCAATAGAGTGGAAAGTTTTTCCTAGTTTAGATATACCTAAGGAATTTAATATTTTAACATTGCCTTATGAAGTATATCAAAAAGAACGTGGGGCTTCTTGGTCAAAGCATATGTAATATTTAGAAAGGATAAATACTATGGAAGAAAATAAAAAAAATGAATTTGATGATATCATCTTGCAAAAAAGTGGTAAGAATGAAAGAATTAAAAAAATTCTTTTAAGAGCAATTATTTTAATAATTGTATTTTTAGTTGTTATGATTGTAATGAAATTGATTAATAATCCAAGTGAAGAAAAATCACTTCAAATACCTTCTGAGCCTGAAAAACAATCATCTTATGAGAGTAATTTTGACTCTCTGCCTATTATAGATAATAGTAAAGAAGAGGATGAATTTGAAGCTTTAGCAAGAAAATTAAAAGAAGAAAGTGCTTTAAATGAAAACAATATGAGTACAAATGAAGCA comes from the Campylobacter insulaenigrae NCTC 12927 genome and includes:
- the rfaD gene encoding ADP-glyceromanno-heptose 6-epimerase, translated to MKIVITGGAGFIGSALALKLQEENHEILIIDKMRSNAKFENGNLESFGHFKNLLDFKGELYVGDINDHQTFEVIRDFKPDAIFHKAAISDTTVYDQTKVLATNLNTFKQFIQLSLSLNAKLIYASSASVYGDTPSPQVVGKGEAPKNPYAFSKLMMDNLAQKYFDKMHIVGLRYFNVYGKGEYYKNTTASMILQFGLQILSNKNPRLFEGSDRIYRDFVYIKDVINANLCSLDAKSGVYNVATAVPRTFQDIVDILQHKLCANLTCEYIKNPYVKAYQFHTQAQLSEIFAYRPQFNLEDGIEDYLPEIKRIFEKEVNA
- a CDS encoding Fur family transcriptional regulator, which produces MQIENIEYDVLLERFKKTLKDNGLKYTKQREILLKTLYHSEKHYTPESLYVEIKQNNPELNVGIATVYRTLNLLEDSGMATSISFGASGKKFELANKPHHDHLICKSCGEIVEFENSIIEQQQMLIAKEYNFKLTGHLMQLYGLCPKCNAKKG
- a CDS encoding type III pantothenate kinase → MLLCDIGNTTASFLDNQKFYSMNIEQFLKYEPDQKIFYINVNPNLDQKLENNPLFINLASYFNFDTIYKNLGVDRIAACYTIEDGVVVDAGSAITVDIVSNFIHLGGFILPGIENYKKSFANISSKLRYELNTQVNFDAFPQRTIDALSYGTFKSIYLLIKDCAYDKKLYFTGGDGQFLANFFDYAIYDKFLIFRGMKKVVDENFKL
- the gatC gene encoding Asp-tRNA(Asn)/Glu-tRNA(Gln) amidotransferase subunit GatC, which encodes MQIDDKLLTKLEKLSALKVSEEKRKELEQQLGQIVDFVQKLDELKLDGIEAITSTTTGGTPFREDESCKSSVIEIISKHAPKSQEGFFIVPKIIE
- a CDS encoding FAD-dependent oxidoreductase; this translates as MDQKHFDTIVVGAGISGAAAFYELARYTDIQNIALLEKYSSAATLNSHGTSNSQTIHCGDIETNYTLEKAKKVKKTADMIVKYGILQNAQNKFMYSHQKLALGVGNIECDYMKHRYEEFKDLYPYIKFYTKEEIKKIEPNIVLNEHGNADRTDEVVAMGVEAGAVYTTVDFGLMSQSLIEQACKQGKNTHVAFNQEVVFIEKKDDIFYIKTADFKEYTAKSIIVNAGAHSLFLAHKMKIGLDKSCFPVAGSFYLSKKKILNGKVYMVQNPKLPFAALHGDPDLLANMNTRFGPTALVIPMLERYHGFKSLPEFFKTLNLDMKVVKICLNLFKDSTIRNYILYNYLFEIPYINKKLFIKDAKKIVPSLKVDDIYYAKNFGGVRPQVLDKKTGELMLGEASITEIPGIIFNMTPSPGATSCLGNAQRDARLICQYLGANFNEDLFSTELL
- the rfaE1 gene encoding D-glycero-beta-D-manno-heptose-7-phosphate kinase; its protein translation is MLDYLSSKSPRILVAGDFMIDHYVWCDCTKISPEAPVLVMKNIKEDKRLGGAGNVYTNLQSLGAKVFALGVIGDDENGKILKEKLNGKFFVEKNRKTPLKTRILSHSQQVLRIDDEDDFDTALEVQVIQEFKSIVQDFDAVVLSDYAKGNLSQNICQELIKCANNLNIPILIDPKGNDFSKYKNATLLTPNKKEALEVLKIDTLNKNNLELAIKKIKDDFNLMYSIITLSEEGIALFDDRLRIIPAKALEVYDVTGAGDSVIAMLAFALALKIDIFQACEFANKAAAVVVSKIGSVSVSFDEIKNLEKASFFEKIKTKEELCSLIKDKKVVFSNGCFDILHFGHIKYLEKAKKMGQILVVGLNSDQSVKRLKGQERPINHEFERACMLASLYFVDYVVIFDEDTPYELIQYLKPDILVKGADYKNKEIIGSNLVNKVELIEFEKGFSTSDVIKKIKK
- the pyk gene encoding pyruvate kinase, encoding MLKKTKIVATIGPASENESTIRQMIINGVNVFRLNFSHGTHEYHSKNLNTIRKIALELNARIGILQDISGPKIRTLKIPQTFELKANDRLDFYKDNFEGECVCENHYKVCINHPEILSMLKVGEYIYLCDGSIKTKVTQISENFIQTQVENNGTLSSNKGINFPNTKINIDIITQKDKDDLAWGIKNDVDFIAISFVQNAHDIDEVKKILQENNAKIAIFAKIEKFDAVENIDEIIYSSDGIMVARGDLGIEVPYYKVPNIQKLIIKKANEANKPVITATQMLFSLAKSKTATRAEISDVANAVLDGTDAVMLSEESAVGIDPANAVDIMTQTIIETEKNYPYEKFENFKCFNETDIIAKSNTQLATNLNADAIFTLTSSGSSAIKTARYRPKMDIIAITHSKKALNFLSIVWGVQPAILIEKHENLTELVSNSVKLGIEKGLMQKDGIYTLTAGFPIGVAGSTNLIRILQKEQIEYYLSLAK
- a CDS encoding CvpA family protein, translated to MENFAWFDVFVVGLILILGLKGLISGFIKEVFGLLGIVGGVLVASRYAKEVANIIDKNFYQIQNENLAVFAGFLVLLIVIWIVCLIVGNILSKLFSLSGLGFVDRIGGFLFGGAKIFLIFAILVACISNIEFLRINLSKYTQNSHTFEILKYTGDFIMNTDFTQTNLEKMEDKIKDSNLSLTPEL